The Dehalococcoidia bacterium region CGATGTCGCGCGGCCCAAACATCTGGAAGGGCCCCGGGTTCGCCCCGAAGAAGGGGTCGCCCCAGGCTTTCACGAAATTGAGGTTGGCGTCGAACTTCTGGATGCGGTGGTTCCAGGTGTCAGCCACGAACACCGTCCCGTCCGGCGCCACCACGACCGACCACGGCTCCTTGAGACGGCCCGGGCCAGAGCCGCCTCCGCCCAGCACCGCCACGAAATTGCCCTGACGGTCGAACTTCTGGACGCGGTGGTTGCCGCTGTCCGCGACCCAGATGTTGCCAGCCGCATCGACGAACACGTCGGCGGCGCCTAGGAACTCCCCTTGGCCGGACCCGCTGGCGCCGATGATGATGCGGCCGTCTTCCAGGGTCACCGGCGCGGGCGGCGGCTTCTGCGGCCCGGCGCCGATGTCGAAGGTCGAGAGAGACGCCGGGAAGTAGGCCACGGCGTCGACCGAGCCGACCGTCCGGGGCGAGACCGGCCGGCGCCACAGCCAGTAGTGCCAGAGGTCGCCAAGCGTCCTCGATGAGGTCAGAGCGTTCCAGACGTTGTCCCCGAGCTTGAGCAGGTCGCCCAAGTCCTCGCCTGGGCCCAGCTTCCGATAGCTTTCCTCGACGAACCACCACCGGTGGCGGTACGGCGTCGTCGAATAGCCCGCCGAGTCCACATAGGCCGTGTTAGACCTCGCGACAAGGAGGACGGCATCCGGCGCGGGTTTGAAGTTGTTCCTCACGTCCAGGTACTGGACCTGCGTGTACTCGCGAAGGTACCAGGCCCAGGGCCAGGAAAAGCCGTCCGAAGAGTCGACGACGATGGGCAGCGCCCTGCCGTAACCGCTCTCCCGCGCCAGCGCGTCGATCCGGTCCCGCAGCTTGGGGATGTCGGGAGAAGTCTGCGTGTAGACCATCATCTCGACCGGGATGTCGCCGTGCTTGAAGGACGCCATCGTGCCGGCGCGGACCGTAAGCGTGAACAGCGCCGCGACCGCGACTGCCAATGCGCCGCGCGCGAAGCCGGCGCGGCCCTGTTCCCGCGCCGCGACGAGCGCGGCGCCGCCAGCGAAGCCCATCAGGACGTATCCCGCGTATTCGGCCACGGCCGCGTCGACCGAAACGATGAGCACGATGGCGACCGCTGTCACCGCGGCCAGCGCGGCAAGCTGACGCCAGTAAGGCGCGAAGTCGAGCGCGTCAATCGCCTTCGCCAGGGCCACTGCCCCGGCGAGGGCAAGCGGCAGCGCGATGTGCACCTCCAGCCACGGCATCTTCTCGCCCGCAATCGAGAGGCCACAGAAGATGGCCAGGGTCCAGAAGAGGAGCCAGCGCTTGAAGGAGTCGCCGCGCAGGGCCATCCAGACGCTGCCGCCCAGGGCCAGGAGCAGGGGCAGGAACTCATAGAGGGGCGTGAGCAGGGCGTAGTAGTAGATCGGCTGGTTGCCGCGACGTTCGCCGTGCTGTTCGAGCCAGTAGTCGAGCGAGCCCCAGATGCCGGAGAAGAAGCCGCCGCGGCCGTCCCAGAAGGCGGCCGTCCAGGGCGCCGGCTGGTTCGTGAAGAAGGTCGTGTAGAGGAGGACGTAGGGCACGTAGAAGGCTGCAGCCGCTATCAACCACACCCTGGGCCGCCAGAGCAGGCCGACGTACGCCGAGACGATGAGCAGCACGACGGTTGTGGACACCCGCAGCCCGTCTTCCGGCGTTGGTCCGGAGATCGTCGAGAGCGGGAAGTAGCCGCTGTCCTTGAACCCGGGGACCTCCTGGATCCCCGCCGCGAACTGCGGCAGGGTCAGCGTGCCCAGCACCACCATCACATCGCCGATCGGCGGCAGGCGCTCCCTGCCCAGGGGCTTTGACCCCAGCAACGGCCACAGCCCCGCTATCGCCCAGGCGATGGGGACGAGCGCGGCCGTGCGGAGCAGCACCGTCGTGCTGTCCGTCTGCTCGTCCTCGCGCTTCTTGCCAAGCTCCACCGCCAGCATCAGGTCGACGAATACGAGCATGATCGCGGCGGTGATGAAGGTGACCTCCTTGCTGGCGAAGCTCAGCGCCAGCAGGGCCCCGAGCCCGTACAGCCAGCCGTTCTTGCCCTCGTCCAGATATCGCCAGATGCAGATGACGATGCCCAGCGTCCAGACGGCCATCCAGGCCTCGTTGCGCGCGAAACGGCTGTAATAGAGCAGCGTTGGCGAGAAGCAGAGGAAGAGCGCCGCGATGATTACTGCCTTGACGCCAATCTGCTTCTTGAGCAGGTAAGGCATGCCCACAAGCGCCGTGCCGAAGAACGCCGCCGCGAAACGCGCGGTGGCATCCGTAGCGCCAAAGAGGAAGTACACGGCCGCGCCGATGTGGAACTGGAACGGGCCGTGCATCAGCGGGTCGTGCTTGTAGGCGCCGCCGTCGTACAGGTAGTACGTGAACTGCGCGTGCAGACTCTCGTCGTGGTG contains the following coding sequences:
- a CDS encoding flippase activity-associated protein Agl23, yielding MAEATLGRRVFTLPASRVEAREWAIAHWDALVIAGLMVVAAVLRFYDLGDRALHHDESLHAQFTYYLYDGGAYKHDPLMHGPFQFHIGAAVYFLFGATDATARFAAAFFGTALVGMPYLLKKQIGVKAVIIAALFLCFSPTLLYYSRFARNEAWMAVWTLGIVICIWRYLDEGKNGWLYGLGALLALSFASKEVTFITAAIMLVFVDLMLAVELGKKREDEQTDSTTVLLRTAALVPIAWAIAGLWPLLGSKPLGRERLPPIGDVMVVLGTLTLPQFAAGIQEVPGFKDSGYFPLSTISGPTPEDGLRVSTTVVLLIVSAYVGLLWRPRVWLIAAAAFYVPYVLLYTTFFTNQPAPWTAAFWDGRGGFFSGIWGSLDYWLEQHGERRGNQPIYYYALLTPLYEFLPLLLALGGSVWMALRGDSFKRWLLFWTLAIFCGLSIAGEKMPWLEVHIALPLALAGAVALAKAIDALDFAPYWRQLAALAAVTAVAIVLIVSVDAAVAEYAGYVLMGFAGGAALVAAREQGRAGFARGALAVAVAALFTLTVRAGTMASFKHGDIPVEMMVYTQTSPDIPKLRDRIDALARESGYGRALPIVVDSSDGFSWPWAWYLREYTQVQYLDVRNNFKPAPDAVLLVARSNTAYVDSAGYSTTPYRHRWWFVEESYRKLGPGEDLGDLLKLGDNVWNALTSSRTLGDLWHYWLWRRPVSPRTVGSVDAVAYFPASLSTFDIGAGPQKPPPAPVTLEDGRIIIGASGSGQGEFLGAADVFVDAAGNIWVADSGNHRVQKFDRQGNFVAVLGGGGSGPGRLKEPWSVVVAPDGTVFVADTWNHRIQKFDANLNFVKAWGDPFFGANPGPFQMFGPRDIAIGPDGTLWVTDTGNKRIVNYTQDGNFIRQIGGPGSGLGQFDEQVGLAFDASGALYVADTWNERIQRFSPDLSSQTAYAAGWTSKDAIHKPYLAVLRDGRVVASEPAKGVLMLFDFRGPVRTWKPADAARPIGVAALPDGGFVFSDAANGQVQIVPGAALERLFR